A genomic region of Macaca mulatta isolate MMU2019108-1 chromosome 5, T2T-MMU8v2.0, whole genome shotgun sequence contains the following coding sequences:
- the LOC144341189 gene encoding thymosin beta-4-like: protein MLKTVKQDNSVVATVQTRLRLFSRAWLRFPSATMSDKPDMAEIEKFGNSKLKKTETQEKNPLPSKETMEQEKQAGES, encoded by the coding sequence AtgttaaaaacagtaaaacaggACAACTCGGTGGTGGCCACTGTGCAGACCAGACTTCGCTTGTTCTCACGTGCCTGGCTCCGCTTTCCCTCCGCAACCATGTCTGACAAACCCGATATGGCTGAGATCGAGAAATTCGGTAACTCGAAACTGAAGAAGACAGAGACGCAAGAGAAAAATCCACTGCCTTCCAAAGAAACGATGGAACAGGAGAAGCAAGCAGGCGAATCGTAA